The genomic segment CACTTTACTAAAAGGCGAGTAATTTATGAATCAATCAAGCAAACCTACGCACCAACCCGAATTTATTATTCAGCGCGTTTATGTTAAAGACTTATCGCTAGAGACTCCGCATTCTCCCCAAGCGTTTCAAGAAGAATGGCAACCGGAGTTGAACTTGCAGTTCACCATGAATACGAGTGATATAGGCGCTGACAATCATGAGGTTGTCCTACAAATCACTGTGACAGCGAAATCGAAAGATAAAACCTTATTTTTGGTTGAAGTAAAACAAGCAGGCCTTTTTACATTAAAAGGATTCACTGAAGAACAAAACCATCAAGTGATGAGTATCACCTGCCCTACTATATTATTTCCCTATGCTAGAGAGGCTGTTTCAGATTTAGTGGGTCGTGCTGGATTCCCCCCCCTTTATTTAGCGCCAGTTAATTTTGAAGCCTTGTATGCTCAGCAAATGCAAGAACAGGATGATAAAGGCGGTAGTGGGAAAAAAGAAAATTCTTCGAATTCTATTATTACGCATTAATTTTTAGCGTGTTTACGGTAGCGTTAACCGGTGGAATTGCAAGTGGTAAGTCTACCGTTGCGCGTTACTTTGCTGAGCTGGGAGTCAGTATTATCGATGCTGATCAGATTGGTCGAGCACTTATCGATAACTTCCCGGAAATCCGCAAGCAATTAGTTGCCCGCTTTGGCGCTAGCTTATTAAAAAAAAATGCAACTATCGATCGGGATAAGCTACGAGCAATTATTTTTGCTCATCCCAAGGATCGTGAATGGTTAGAGTGCTTATTGCACCCTTTAATTTACCAAGAAATAGAAAGTTCAATACAAAAAACCACTGGTATATACAAGCTTGTGGTTATCCCTTTATTATTAGAGAGTAGGACCTCCAAATTACTTAAAAAAAAACCCTCTTCAGGTAATTATATTCAATTAGATCGGATCTTGCTGGTCACAGCTCCTAGGGAATTGCAAATTCAACGCGCAGAGGAGCGTGATCGTTTGGAAAGAAATCAGATCGATGCCATTTTAGCCGCACAAATATCTCATATAGAAAGCATTAAGCAAGCTGACGATATCATTCATAATGAATCTGACCTGCAAAGTTTACATAATTCTACTCAGGCCATGCACGAAAAATATTTGTCATTATTAATCCCATCAAAAAATTCTCTTGAAGACTCGGCCTTTCTTGGTTATTATCTCGCCTACAAATAGGAATGATTCTTAATATCATTTAATAGATCCTTAAGCTAATTAGTTTATAGTTTGGGCGTGGTTTGATAATTACAGAGTATTATTACGATGAAAATAAATAAATTTTTTAAATCAAGTCTAGGCTGGATATTAAGCGGAACCCAGGTCGCATTTGATGGATTATCCAGTGCAAGACAAATTGTAGATTTTACGTCTGCTCCTTGGGCAAAATATGCAGCATGTGGCGCAACTATAGTAGAAGGAGAGATCTACAGAAAAAATATTGTCGAAGGATTTAGTAGGTTTAGCTTATTAAGTGAAAAATCACTATGGGAATATTTAATTATTGAGAAATTTGAAAATGATTTGATTTCTATTCAACACTATGAAAAAGAAATAAAAAAGAATTTATCTGATTTTTTAAATGATATTGAGAGCAAATATAAGCTCAGTGAAATTGATGAAAGTGAAACGAAATTTTTAAATAAATATAAAAGTTTACTCAGAGATGAAAAACTCTTAATAGATGATTTATCTCAACGAGACATTGAAGAAAAATTTTCTAATTTTAAAATTAGAAGAGACGGAACTCAAAGTTATATTCCTGATCATGAACTTAGATTCTCAATTTTAGAACAAAATCTCAGAAAACTAGTTTTTTTAAAAACAAGCTCCTTTGTAGCTAGCTACATTGCTAATCAACAATTTCTTGAAAAGGCTAATTTTTCCCATGAAAAAGGTTCTGCTGTCGAAGAGGCAGAAGCTCGATTAAAGCTTTTAAGAAAACTGCTGATCAAATCGGTAGTTGAACAAGGAAGTTGTGATCTTTTAAATAACGAAGCAAATCTTAGTGCAGATTTTATTAATGAACTTAAGGATGAAATATCTAAAAAATCCATAAAATTATGGCCTTTACGCTTTGGAATGTTATTTAGCTTAAGTGTTGGAGCTTGCGTAGGGGTTATTACTTTCTATACTTTTCCCGCAGTCTTAATGGGTTTTGGATTAACTTCTCTAACTATTTTATCGGCTGTCATCTGGCCGTTGGCTATTTTAGCAGCCATTTCTTATGCTATTTTAATTTATAACACCATTACTGATTTAATTCTAAATGAGACTTTATCGAAATGGTGGAAACAGCTTAATAGAGAAATAGAACAAAATTATCCAGTTAAACCCAATATATCAAAATATATTTTTCTTATCGTCGTAAAATCACTTTCCCAATTTTTTGGAAATTTAATAAATTGGTTTAAATTTCAGGAACAAGAAAGTTATTTTTCTTATGCATTAAGAATGATATTAAGTGCTGCGGTATTAGTTTTTGGAATTATAGCTGCACTTACCACTGGATATACTGCTTTTATTCAATTAAAAGACTTTGTTAGTTTGCCCGTGTGTGTGATTACTGCGCTTCCTTTAATGCTAAGTGATTTATTGTTTACTTTGAAAAATTCTTTTGAATCAGTCGGTTTATTGACTGGAATTTCTATGGATAATTTGCTTAATCCAGTAAAAAACGCTTATGTAAATTTTAAACAACAGATATCAACAGAAAATTATTTACAGTGTCTTTTGCACATATTGCGTATTCCATTAAAACTCATGCTTAGCGTTTTGAAATTATTTATCTTTGGTTTCCACGTTTTTTTTACTGCGGTAGCATCGGATAGATTCTTTAGTTTTCCTTGTTGGCTGACCGTTTTTTTTGCAGCAGGAAGTGAATTACTAACAGATATATGCCCGCTTTTCGGTAACGAACAAGGCCATCATCACGATCATGATCATGGCGGAATTTTTAATTGGATAGGAAAACTTATCTTTATTATTCCTGCAACCATTCTAGGAATTTTAAATTGTCTATTTAGCCAACTAAATCGTTGCACTAACTCTAATACCTCTGCTTTAAGTTTTACAAAAGCTATAAAACAAGAATGGCAGCAATTTGACATTATTCATGAGCATGAACATTTGGTTGAGGATACAAGCTCATCAAATGAGGCTGATCGAAAATTACCGAAAGAAATTGTATTGCAAAAGGCTATCCATATTTGTGATAAGCAGATAGGCAGGCTGAAAGAAGGATTTTTTAAAATAGGCTTAGCACAACAAAAAATAGTTATTTTTGAAGCTTATAAAGAAAAGTTAAACCTAAATAATCAGGCTGATCCAAATAATAATTTTACACTCGAAACGAGTGAAAAAGAGACATTAGGCAAACATCGATTTTTTGGCAGAGGCAAAACAGAATCTCTGCAGAAGATAGAAAAAATAAAAGCTTTAATAGATGCCTATGTTGTTAACGACAATTACCCTGTTTCAAATGGTTGCGCAGGGACTTTTTGAGTAAGTTATTGATTTATGCAGACTATGCGAAAAATTTATTAATCTGCACCAAATCATCTGGCTTTAAGCTACCTGCAGCTTGTTTCAGTAATAATGTATCTAACAGATAATTATACTGATCACTGGCTGCAGTACGTTTTGCATCATAAAGATTTTGCTGTGCAATAAGGACATCAACAACAGTTCGTGTTCCTGCGTTATAACTTTCTTCGGTACTATCTAATGAAAGTTGTGCTGATTTGATAGCTTGCTGCTCAGCCTTGATTTTGCTGATATCGGCAAGTACATCATTATACTTTTGGCGTGTATTGACGATAAGCAGCCGATAAGTATTATCTAAATTTGCACTAGCCGTTTGAAAATCATATTGGGCCTGACGGGTTTTAGATGAGACTGCTCCGCCTGCAAACAGCGGAACATCCAATTCTAAACCCAAAGTCCCACCATTCTTATTAAATGAGCTAGGAACATTATTAAATGTAGCGGTTTTTCCATAATTTCCAATTAAGCTTAAACTGGGTAAATGCCCGGAAGCTTGCATCTTTATTTTCTCTCTAGACACTTCTACCCCATAGCGAGCGGCCATTAACTTAAGATTATTTTGTGTGGCTGCATTAATCCAACGTTCGATGTTATCTGGTTGTGGGCTTAGTAATGGTATTTTCTTTGTAAAAGCTTTTATGGAGGAATAAGTCTGCCCTGTTAATTGACGCAATGCCTCTTGATTATTACGTAAAGAATTTTCTGCACTTATTTCCGTAGCAAGCGACTTGTCGTATGCCGCTTTAGCTTCATAAACGCTCGTCAATGCATCTAAACCGACTTGAACCCGTTTCTGGGCTTGATTCAATTGTTTACTATCGGCTATCTTTTCCGCTTGAGCAAATCGTAGAGTGTCCCGTGCGGATAAAACATTAAAATATGCCGTTGCGACACGAAAAATTAGGTCTTGTGCCGCTGCGGCTAAAGTTAGATCAGCTTGTTTACCAGTATTACGGGCTTGCTTTACCGCTAGCCAAGCATTGATATTGATTAATGGTTGTCTAATTGAAATATCATACCCTTGAGATTGCACGTTGCTGGTTCCATTCGGTTGCCCAGCAGTCGGAGGCTGCGTAATGTTTTGGTAATTATTAGAAACGTTAGCTTGGGCTGAAATATTAGGCAAAAGCGCAGCGACACTCTGAGGTATTACCTCGCGTTGGGATAATCGCGTGGATACAGCAGCCTGATAGGTGGGATCACTTTTTAGGGCAGCTTTATAAATATCGATTAAATCTGCAGCAAAAGTAGCTGTAAAGGGTGCAAAAACCAAATAAATAATTAATACTAATTTAGTATAGACAGGTAGTTGTTTAGCAGATTTATAGATAAAAAAGTCGAGTAATGTCATTATTGTTTTTATACTAAAAGAGCGAAATTCTAAACTCTTCTATGTAACCGCCGCTTATTATGCCAGATTTCATAATTGAGATATAGCCCTATGAATTCCCAGTTCGATCATTCAGATGTCAAAATTTTGCAGCAGCAAATCGTCTATCAGGGGCATTTTCAGCTCGAGCAATTGAAGATCCAATTTCGTTTATTTAATGGCGGCTGGAGTTCGCCACGGCTCAGAGAAGTCTTTGAACGGGGTGAAGCGGTGGGCGTGCTACTGTTTGATTCGAATAAGGATCAGCTGGTTTTAATAGAACAGTTCCGCGTAGGAATTACTAAAAAAGCCAAAAATCCTTGGTTAATTGAAATAGTGGCC from the Rickettsiella endosymbiont of Aleochara curtula genome contains:
- the secB gene encoding protein-export chaperone SecB; this translates as MNQSSKPTHQPEFIIQRVYVKDLSLETPHSPQAFQEEWQPELNLQFTMNTSDIGADNHEVVLQITVTAKSKDKTLFLVEVKQAGLFTLKGFTEEQNHQVMSITCPTILFPYAREAVSDLVGRAGFPPLYLAPVNFEALYAQQMQEQDDKGGSGKKENSSNSIITH
- the coaE gene encoding dephospho-CoA kinase (Dephospho-CoA kinase (CoaE) performs the final step in coenzyme A biosynthesis.); the encoded protein is MFTVALTGGIASGKSTVARYFAELGVSIIDADQIGRALIDNFPEIRKQLVARFGASLLKKNATIDRDKLRAIIFAHPKDREWLECLLHPLIYQEIESSIQKTTGIYKLVVIPLLLESRTSKLLKKKPSSGNYIQLDRILLVTAPRELQIQRAEERDRLERNQIDAILAAQISHIESIKQADDIIHNESDLQSLHNSTQAMHEKYLSLLIPSKNSLEDSAFLGYYLAYK
- a CDS encoding TolC family outer membrane protein, whose product is MTLLDFFIYKSAKQLPVYTKLVLIIYLVFAPFTATFAADLIDIYKAALKSDPTYQAAVSTRLSQREVIPQSVAALLPNISAQANVSNNYQNITQPPTAGQPNGTSNVQSQGYDISIRQPLININAWLAVKQARNTGKQADLTLAAAAQDLIFRVATAYFNVLSARDTLRFAQAEKIADSKQLNQAQKRVQVGLDALTSVYEAKAAYDKSLATEISAENSLRNNQEALRQLTGQTYSSIKAFTKKIPLLSPQPDNIERWINAATQNNLKLMAARYGVEVSREKIKMQASGHLPSLSLIGNYGKTATFNNVPSSFNKNGGTLGLELDVPLFAGGAVSSKTRQAQYDFQTASANLDNTYRLLIVNTRQKYNDVLADISKIKAEQQAIKSAQLSLDSTEESYNAGTRTVVDVLIAQQNLYDAKRTAASDQYNYLLDTLLLKQAAGSLKPDDLVQINKFFA